The Sinomicrobium kalidii region CCCCTGCTTCCCAAATACCTGGTGGGATTTGCTACCCGTCAATCCGTGATACTGGAATTCGCCCCTACTTTCACCTCTATTATCATGGCCGGGAAAGTGGGGTCTTACATCACTTCCAGCATTGGCACCATGAGAGTTACCGAACAGATCGACGCCTTGGAGGTCATGGGGGTTAATGCCGTGAATTACCTGGTATTCCCGAAAATAGCAGCCATGTTGCTGTATCCTTTTATCATATCCATTTCCATGTTCCTCGGGATATTTGGCGGTTGGACAGCCAGCGTTCTGGGCGGTTTCAGTACCAGTGTGGAATTCATAGACGGCCTGCAGATAGATTTCAAGCCTTTTCATGTTTTTTACGCCTTTGCCAAAACCGCCATATTTGCCTTTATCCTGGCTACCATACCGTCCTTTCACGGCTTTTACATGAAGGGCGGGGCACTGGAAGTCGGCAAGGCCAGCACCACCTCGTTCGTATGGACCAGTGTGGTGATTATTATCATTAACTATATTATTACACAAATGTTGCTCGGCTGATGATCACTGTAGAAAACTTACATAAATCCTTTGATGGTACCCCCGTACTGAAGGGTATTTCCACTTCTTTTGAAAAGGGAAAGACCAACCTCATTATCGGACAGAGCGGATCGGGGAAGACCGTATTCCTGAAATGCCTGCTGGGCCTCTTTACTCCGGAGGAAGGAAATATCATATATAACGGCGAAGCCTATGCCGAAATGGATGACTCGGAAAAACGGGACCTGAGACAGGATATGGGCATGGTATTCCAGGGCAGTGCCCTTTTCGATTCCATGACCGTAGAAGAGAATGTGATGTTTCCCTTGAAAATGTTTACCAACAACCCGATCAGTGAAATGCAGGATCGTGTGGACGTTGTATTGAAAAGGGTAAACCTGGTAGATGCCCATTACAAATTCCCTTCCGAAATTTCCGGCGGGATGCAAAAGCGGGTGGCCATTGCCAGGGCCATTGTAAACAATCCGAAGTATCTGTTTTGTGATGAACCCAACTCCGGGCTGGACCCTAAAACGGCCATAGTCATTGACAATCTCGTACAGGAGATCACCCAGGAATATGATATCACCACCGTGATCAATACCCACGACATGAATTCCGTTATGGAAATAGGTGAGAAAATTGTTTTCCTCAAGGATGGCCACAAAGCATGGGAAGGGAGCAACAGGGAAATTTTTAAAACTGATAATGAAGCGGTAACCAATTTTGTGTACTCTTCCGAACTGTTCAAGAAAGTTCGTCAAATGTACATCGAAGAACGGAACTGACAAAAGACCGGGGAGTCCGGAGCTTATATCTCTTTGCTCCCGCGAACCCGGTTTCCGGTACTATCAGTTCAGTTGCTTAATCTCCACCTTGTCATTGCCCGTTTTTAACTGTAACCAGCTTTTCAGTTTTTCGAGTTCCTTATCGCGCTGTGACTGAGAGGCAGATGCTTTCCACTTCACGGTAAAAGCCGGAACTGTATCGGTTTTGGCAAAATCTGTCCGTATTTCGTTGGAAAAACCGAATTCGTTCACTCCGTCATACAACACTTTGGCTTCTTTGCTCAACTCATCAAAATCAATATCGGACGTAATTTTCCTGAGCCTTTCCACTTCTTCTTCCAAAAACCGAATTTTCTCCTCACTGTTCACCAGTTCCCGTTTGCTGGACTCGTATAGTTCATTTACGTATTGAAATTTTTGTTCCGAATCGCTTTGTCCGCCCTGAACGACCTTGAGTCTGGTATCTCTCAATGTCGGATAATCTGCTTGTTTCTGGTTTTCCCATGTATTAATCACATTTTCCGGAATGGCTTCATCTCCCATAAAAACCAGCTCGATACTCGATTTTCCTTCCCGGTCGTAATTGATCTCCGAGAGGTTTTCCAGAAACATCCCGCCTTTGGAGAACTGGTAGGGCGCTACCACCGTATGGATAAACTTCCGGGCATCATTTCTGAACCTCGACTCCTTCCATACGTTGAAAAACGTATATCCCGCCGGGATCATGACAATAATGGCGATCAGGGAGGCCACCCTCGAAATGGTCCTTCTCCTGGCCGAATTCACATACCGTACCATGGGAAAACGAAGTATCTTGAGCACCAGGAACGTGGCCAGGCCTATGAATATCGTATTGATAAGAAAAAGGTACATCGCTCCGGTAGCATACTCCCAATTACCTATGGCAAGTCCGAAACCTACTGTACACAACGGCGGCATCAACGCTGTGGCTATGGCTACCCCGAAGATCACGGTGGCAATGGTCCCCTTTTTGGCCCGGGCTATGACCAATGCCAGTCCGCCAAAAAATGCGATGAGTACATCGCGGATATCCGGCGCCGTACGCGCAAGCAATTCCGACGATTCATTCTGAAGGGGAAAGAACCTGAAAAACAAAAATGCCGTGAGGATACTGAGCCCCACCATAACGAGAAAGTTCTTTACAGACCTGCGCAGGGTATCCACATCATTGATAGCAATGGACATCCCCATACCCAATATCGGGCCCATAAGGGGAGAAATCAACATCGCCCCTATGACCACCGCAGTGGAATTGGCATTCAGTCCGACGGAGGCAATAAATATCGAGCATATCAGAATCCACGAATTGTGTCCCTTGAAGGGAATATCGTTTTTTATATGCTCTATCGTAGTTTCCTGGTCGGTATTGGAACGAATGTCCAGAAGTTCCCCGAAAAAAGTCTTGAGACTGCCCAGCAAGCCGGAAAAATCCTTCTTTACCTTTTCCGTACTGGTATTCTGACCACCATCCTTTTCTTCCGGCTGGCCCGTCGGATTCTCTTTTTCCTGCATATATTATTATATTAGATCTTCTCCAAACTTTTGTTTTACCTTTTGTAAAACTTCTTTAATATCCTGTTCTTTCTGCTTGGGGTAGATCAATAATACTTTTTTCTTTTCCACAACGATATAATCGTCCAGGCCATCGATGACCACCAATTTTTTTCCTGTGGTACGAATCATATTGTTGCTGGCATTCTCGGTTAGTGTCCGCGCATTGACCACGGCATTCCCGGAATCGTCCTTGGGCAGCTTTTCATAAAGCGAGCCCCAGGTACCGAGGTCATTCCAGTCAAAAGTAGCGGGCAGTACGTGTATATTGTCCGACTGCTCTAAAATAGCATAATCGATGGAAATGTTTTCTGCCGCGGCATAGTTTTTCCGTATAAATGTCCTCTCGCCCAAAGTGTTGTATTGGAGCTCTCCTTTTTTAAACAATCGGTACATTTCAGGTTGAAAAATCTCGAATGCCCGAAGAATACTTTTTACACTCCATATAAATATACCGGCATTCCAAAGGTAATTTCCGTGTTCCAGAAATTTTTTGGCCGTTTCATAAGTGGGCTTTTCCGTAAATTCAACCACTTTTTTCACCTTGTCATCACCCCGGTTATATTCGATATACCCGTATCCGGTATTCGGGAATGTAGGGGTAATGCCAAGGGTCATTAAAATATCTTCCCCGGCACATGCCTTAAAACAGTCCTTTACATTTGCGGCAAACTCCTCTTCCTGTTCAATCCAGTGGTCACTGGGTGCTACCAGGACAACGGCATCCGGGTTTTCCTTGCGTATTTTCATGGAGGCATACAGTATGCAGGGTGCCGTATTCCGCATGGCGGGCTCCAGCAATAACTGCCCGGGATTGGCCCTGGGAAGCTGTTCCAGCACCAGGTCTTTATACCGTTCATGGGTAAGGATACAGATATTCTCTTCCGGGATAATACGGCTCAGCCGGTTAAAGGTTTTCTGGATAAGGGTTTCGCCCGTACCCAGCATGTCGTGGAATTGCTTTGGAAATTCCGTAGTGCTGACGGGCCAGAAACGCGATCCGATACCTCCGGCCATTAATATTGCGTAGTAGTTTTTATTCAAGGTGAATTGTTTATGGTTTGTGATTCAAGGTTCAAAGTTTATTTTCGACCCTCTGCCCTGTTCCTACGAACCGGGAAGCAGTTCCACTTCCGCATTGGGGTTAAAAAGGTATACTTTTCCCGAGTGTACTTCCACACATTCATACCGTTTTATCTTCCTGTGCCCTTTGCGGAAAACTTTTCCGTTGTATATCCGAAACAGACTTCCATAGGGTAATTCAAAGATATAGTTTTTATCGTTATCCGGATCGAATTGTTTTAATGCCAGTGACAATGCTGCGTCGGTATCACTGCTTGCCCTGGGGTTCCTGAAGTGCCTGGCGAGTAAAGGCAGCAAATTATCCGGAAAAACAGCAGGATTCAGAAAGGGCAGCATTAACTGCCGGAACGTGTTTTTCCATTCTGCCCCGTGTGGTTTGATATTCGAACCGTATTTCCGAAAAGTCACCAGATGCGCTATTTCGTGTACCAGTGTAATGAAAAACCTGTACTTGTTCAAATTGGCATTAACGGTGATCTGATGCATCCCTCCCGGTAAACGACGGTAATCTCCGTGTCTGGTAACCCGTTCATTGACGATTTTCAGGTAAACCCCGTTTTCCTTTATCAACTCGAAACTCGGGTCGACCGCTCTCTCAGGCAGGTATTTTTGCAGAATTTCTTTCACGTTCAGTCGGTTTCCGGATCTTATATATCCGATGAAAACAACAAAATGGTTAGTATTGATCCCTGATTACGGAGTAGAATTGGACACTTGCAACAATTTACCGTTGTAATAGATATTCCCTGTCAGGGCAAAATCAAAAATATACGATGCCATTTCCCCGGCGGAAAGCGGTGCTTTATAGCCGGGGAAAGCCTCTTCCAGCATTTCGGTCTGTACGGCGCCCAGCGCCAGCACATTAAAAGAAGGGCCGGTTTCCTTATATTCTTCTGCAAGTAATTCGGTCAGGGTAATTACCGCACCCTTGGAAGAACTGTAGGCCGCCAGGCCCGGAAACTTCATACTGCCCTGCACACCTCCCATACTGCTGATGGTCACTACATGTCCTTCTTTTGACATATAAGGAGCAACGATCTTGATTATTTCCGCTACTCCGAAAACGTTGACCCGGTATACTTCTTCAAATTCTTCCGAAGTAATCCCGGCAAAAGGCTTGTTTACCAGTTTCCCCGCATTGTTTACAAGGATGTCCGCTTTTCCCCATTCCTCCGAAATAAAGGTATCCAGTTTCTTCAGGTCGTCCTTGCTGGAAATATCAAAGGAAAAAGCAGTGATATTCGGATGTTTCCAATCGGAAACGGGTTTATCGTTCCGGGACAGGGCCAGTACCCTGTGCCCTGCATCGGCACAAATTCTTGCCAACTCCAGTCCTATCCCCCGGCTTGTGCCGGTGATGATAATATTCTTCATAAACAGATTTCAGATTTTAGATGTGAGATTCAATGCCGGACTTACAATTTATTCCCTGCATTTATACATTATCTCATTCACTTATTGGCACATTACATTGACCTACTCACTGACAAATTCAATTTCATCAGTTTCCGCATTGGCCATTTTTTTCATCACGGGGATCATTTCGGAAATAAAGGAAGCCATATGCTCCGTATCCAACAGGGTGGCCTCGTCTCCTACCTTGTGGTAATGCTGAAAATTGGTGAAGTCAAAAGTGCAAACGGTTTGTGATGGCACATCAAACTCAAGGAAAAAGGGATAGTTATCAGACCTTTTGAACAATTGAAAATCCTTCGCCTTCGGTAAAAACCCTATGAGTTCCTTCCCGGCATATTCGTTCATCCTGTCTGCCATATTCGAATCTTCATAACCGGTAATATAAGCCGTGTAATCCGCTGTCATGGGTACACCTATCATTTCAAAGTTCACCATGGTATAAAGGTTCAGCTTTTCCGTAAGCAGCTTTCTGGCGAGATGCCTGGATCCCAGCAGTCCCTTTTCTTCGGCAGAGAACAAGGCAAATATAAGGCTCCTCTTATTCGACTTCGATTTTCCGAAATATTTTGCCAGCTCCAGTACCGCCGTGGTCCCCGAAGCGTTGTCATTGGCGCCGTTGGCAATAAAGTCATCGCCTTCCCCTTCATCCAGCACGCCTATGTGGTCGTAATGTGCGCCTATCAGAATAAATTCATCCTTGAGTCCAGGGTCATTCCCTTCTATATATCCCACTACATTAAAGGCAGGCTCTTTAAAATTGTCCAGCGTGTCCCTATAGGAAGAAAAATAAGGTTTTATCCCGTTTTCGGCAAATACTTGTTCTATATATGCTGCGGCTTTTTCAATTCCGGGGCTCCCGGCATCCCTTCCTTTAAGTGCATCGGATGCCAGAAATTCCACAGCTTTCCTGACATCGGCCGTATCTACTGTATAGGAGGATTCTGTAACAGGTTCCGGTGATTGCTGTGCCTGTGCATTCAGGCCTAAAATCAGTGTACAGGCCAGTGTCGCAATATAAATATGTCTTTTCATACGGAGATCAATTTAGACGTTGTTATGGCTAAAATATATAAAAAATCCCGTTCCCTCGAATATAAGGAACGGGATTCTGATTTATTTAACCGTCCGGAGACTAAGCCAGCATGGTCACCGGGTTCTCCAGAAAGTGTTGTAACGTTTGCAGGAATTGTGCTCCCGTTGCCCCGTCTACCGTACGGTGATCGCAAGCCAGGGTTATCTTCATAGTGTTACCCACTACAACTTCGCCGTTCTTCACTACAGGTTTCTGTACGATACCCCCAACGGAAAGAATCGCCGAATTGGGCTGGTTTATGATCGATGTAAATTCCTGTATACCGAACATTCCCAGATTAGACACCGTAAAGGTACTCCCTTCCATTTCCTGTGGCGTGAGTTTCTTGTTCCTCGCCTTTCCGGCAAGATCCTTGACCTGTGTCCCGATTTGTGTAAGGGTCATCTGATCGGTAAAGCGCAGTACGGGAACCACCAGGCCTTCTTCCACAGCCACGGCAACCCCTACATGCACATGGTGATTGTACAGCGTGGTATCTCCTTTCCAGGAAGTATTTACCTGAGGGTGTTTTTTCAGGGCCATGGCGCAGGCCTTCACTACCATGTCATTAAAGGATACTTTAATATCGGGCAGTGCGTTTATTTGTCCGCGGGAAGCGATGGCATTGTCCATATCCACTTCTATGGTAAGATAGTAATGCGGTGCGGTAAACTTAGACTCCGCAAGTCGCTTGGCAATGGTTTTCCGCATCTGCGAGTTTTTCACTTCCTCGGAACTTTCCTCGCCGGCAGGAACAAACGGCATCACTTTAGCAGCAGGAGCAGCTTCTCCTTTAGCTTCGGCCGGGGCGGCTTCTGCTGCGGCAGGTGTATAACTTTCGATATCCCTTTTAACAATCCTGCCGTTTTCGCCGGTTCCTTTTACCCTGGAGAGATCGATCCCTTTTTCTTCAGCCATCTTTTTGGCAAGCGGCGAAGCAAATATACGGCCTCCGCCCCGGGTTCCTCCGGTTGTTTCTTCGGGTGCAGATCCAGTACTTTCTGTTTGAGCCGCCGGGCCCTGCGTCTCTGTCGAAGCAGATTCTTTATCCTTTTTGGCTCCTCCGCCGGCAACGGCCTTGAGAACGGCATCTACGTCTGTTCCCTCAGGACCTATGATGGCAAGGACCTCATCTACGGGAGCAGATTCGCCTTCCGGAATACCGATGTGCAACAGGGTACCGGAATAGAACGATTCAAACTCCATTGTGGCCTTGTCGGTCTCTATTTCGGCCAGGATATCGCCTTCTTCTACCTCATCACCAACCTTTTTCAACCAGCTGGCCACGGTCCCTTCTTCCATCGTATCGCTCAGGCGCGGCATGGTAACTACCTCCACACCTTCCGGAATTTCGCCGGAGGCATCACCTCCTGTCGCTTCCTCTTCGGAAGCGCTGTTATCTTCTGTTTTTTCTTCTTCTTTGGTTTTCGATCCGCCGCCGCTCAGTAACGAAGAAATATCTTCTCCCTCTTCTCCTATGACAGCAAGCAGGGAATCCACAGGAGCACCTTCACCTTCCTGAATACCAATGTGTAACAGGGTACCGGAATAGAACGATTCAAACTCCATTGTGGCCTTGTCGGTCTCTATTTCAGCCAGGATATCACCTTCCTCTATTTTGTCTCCTACTTTTTTCAACCATTTTGCCACCACACCTTCTTCCATGGTGTCGCTTAATCTCGGCATATTAATTACTTGGGCCATAAGTACTATAATTTATGAGGTAAAAACGGATAATCTTCTTGTGCATACACCACATCATACATCACATTCTTATCCGGATACGGTGACTCTTCGGCAAATTTTTCGCATTCTTTCACCTTGTCTTTTACCCGCTTTTCTATTGTTTCTATTTCTTCGTCCGTAGCGTATTTTTTATCTTTAATAATATCCAGCACCTGGGTAATGGGGTCTATCTTCTTGTATTCCTCCACCTCATCCTTTGTTCTGTAGTGCTGAGCATCACTCATGGAGTGCCCCCTGTAGCGATATGTTTTCATCTCAAGAAAGGTAGGCCCGCCACCGCTTCGGGCACGTTCAATAGCCTCATCCATCGCTTCCGCCACTTTAACGGGATTCATTCCGTCCACCGGGCCACAGGGCATTTCATATCCGAGGCCTAGTTTCCAGATATCCGTGGTGTGTGCGGTCCTCGCTACCGAGGTTCCCATGGCATAACCATTGTTCTCACAAACAAAGACTACCGGAAGCTGCCACAACATGGCCAGGTTAAACGCTTCGTGAAGCGATCCCTGTCTTACAGCCCCGTCTCCCATGTAGCAAAGTGTTACCGCATTCCTTTTGAAATATTTATCGGCAAAGGCCATCCCGGCGCCGAGAGGAATTTGCCCTCCAACTATACCGTGCCCTCCGAAAAAGCCTTTTTCCTTGGAAAAGATATGCATGGAACCTCCGAGTCCCTGGGAAGTTCCGGTACTTTTACCGTAGAGTTCGGCCATAATTCTTTTAGGATCTACTCCCATGCCTATGGGCTGAACGTGGTTCCGGTATGCCGTTATCATTTTGTCCTTGGACAGGTCCATTGCATGGAGTGATCCTGCCAGGACCGCTTCCTGTCCGTTATACAAATGAAGAAATCCCCTCACTTTCTGCTGGATGTAAACCTGTGCCAGCTTATCTTCAAACTTTCTCCAGAACAGCATGTCTTCGTACCACTTCAGGTACACTTCTTTTGTTACCTTTTTCATGTGTTTATTTTTTTGCGCCGACCAAAATACGTAATCCCGATGATTATCGGGATGTCTTGCATATGGAATCGTCTTGCCCGTACATGGATTCGATACGATCGTACTCCGAGGAGCCATTCTCACCAAAAAACCATGTTCGCTGCATCAAAAATAGCTTAATTAGTCTTTAAAATTGTTGTCACTCCCCGAATTTTACTGCAAAGAGGACTTTTTAATTGCGAGATACAAAAGTAATATTTTAAACAAAAGTGAAAAAACGAAAAGAACAGTTTTATTCGGCTTTTTTGTTAAATTAGAAAAAGTCGCCGAACAAGGGAGATGAAAAGCAAAAACCCGCCTTCAAATGTATGCCTTTATTACAAATTGGACTTATCGAACAAAAGGGGAAGAAGGTCTTTCACGGAAGGTGCTTTTACCACCTTGCCGGTTTCTCCCATAAAATAAAGCACCAGGGGCTCTTCCTGTTTGACCTCGTATTCGGCCAGGCTCTGCCTGCATGCCCCACAAGGGGGTATGGGGGTAAGCACCGTATGGTTATCTGAAGCGGCAGATATGGCCAGCGCGTTGATCCTGACGTTCGGATATTTTGCCCCCGCCTGGTATACGGCCACGCGTTCTGCACACAACCCGGAAGGATAGGAAGCATTCTCCTGATTGTTCCCGATGACCACTTCCCCGTTGTCTAACAGGAGTGCCGCACCTACCTTAAACCTGGAATAAGGAGCGTATGCATTTTTCCTTACTTCTACAGCTTTTTGCATCAGGCCCCGGATCTCCTCGGGCAATTCGTCTATATCTTCATAAACGATAAGCCTGGATGTGATTTCTAATTCTTTCATAGCTAAAATTCCACAAAATCGTCCCCGAAATTAAACCGGAGTGAAAACCGCAGGGTATTTTCCAGGGGGTTCTCCACCCTGGATGTTGAAAACAGGTAGGATATGTCTATGGTTGTCGCATTGAACCGGAAACCGGCCCCGAGCGAAAAGAACTTTTTCGCCCCCTTGTCGTTACTTTCATTAAAATATCCCGTACGCAGGGCAAAAGCTTCCTGGTACATGTATTCCAGGCCCAGGGCCCAGGTGACCTCTTTCAGTTCTTCACTGAAACCGTCGGGAGCATCGCCAAACGAGTTGAAAATACCGCTCACAAAGCCTTCGTTATAATAGTCGTCTTCCGTATTTATTACCCCATCGCCATTAGAATCATTCGGGGTGGGCACCAACAGCTTGTTAAATTCTATTGCGGTCATTAGCCTGTTATCTGCATCAAAGATAAAGTCGAAACCGGCGCCCAGTCTCAGGTTGGTGGGAAGAAATTCTTCCTGGGTGTTATCGTTACTGTAACTGATCTTGGGGCCGATATTGGAAATATTAAACCCCCCGCGCCAACGTCCGTTAAAATTGGTATAAACCATTTCGGGCGACTGATAATAACCGGCAATATCCACAGCAAAGGAATTGGCCGCTCTGGCATCTGTTGCCCCCTCTACCTCAGTCAGCCTCAGGTCGGACCTCAGGTATCTTCCGGCTACGGCCATGGAAAACTGCTCACTGAGTTTCAGAGAATACGATCCGTCGAGGGCTATTTCATTGGGTTTCACTTCACGCCCCTGGTCATTGGCCGTTTGTCTGAATTCAAAACCACCCAGCCCGTAATAACGCAGGCTAAAGGCAAAGGCGCTTCTTTCGTTGACCCGTTTGTAAAAATTCAGGTTCAAAAGGCCTATATCGTTTACCAGTTCTCTCAGGTAAGGGGTATAACTCACCCCTACACCATACTGTTTTTCAGAAAAAACGTATTTGGCAGGGTTCCATTGTTGCGAAAAGGCATCGGGTGCGGTGGCAACCCCCATATCGGCCATACCTGCTGCCCTTGCATCTGCAGCAACAAGAAGGAAAGGCAATGCCGGATTAACGGGGCGGTAATTATTTTCCTGGGCATATATCGGTCTGAATACTGCCCATGAGGCAATAGCAATAAGGATACATATTTTTTTCATGTTCAGATTGGTAGATTTGTAACAAATATACTTTATAATTATAGTTATACAAGTTTCACATCCCAAATAGGCGGGCTCCTCCCCCTTTAACGTTATTTTTGGAAATATCTTGTGTTTGTCCCGCCTTCACTATGTGATTCTTTTCAGGTCCACGGCATTAAAAGCCCGTAGGTTCCACCGTTCTGCAACTGCTCGTACCCGGTATTACACAAAGCCGTCCTCCCTGCCGTACAAACGACAAAGTATTTTGTCCGGCGCATAATAATAAGTTCGATTAAACGTTATAAAAAGTGTCTCAACACAGTGAATTCATAAAAAGAATTTCGACACAAAAAAGTGAAAATATATCGTTAATTACTATATTGCACGAATATTTTTCGGACAACTCAAATCTTTTTTCTATGAAGATTAATTTTAAATTATTGGTATTGTCCTTAGCTCTGACCGGCGGGCTTGTGGGGTGTAAAAACTCCGGATCGAATTATAAAAATACATCAAGGGCCACCGGATGGAAAATAAACGACGGAGAAGGGGGCTTTGAATACAATACTAATTTTAAAGAACAGGAAACCGCTCCGGGCCTGGTTTTTATAGAAGGAGGTACTTTCACCATGGGGAAAGTGCAGGACGATATTATGCACGACTGGAACAATACGCCTACACAACAGCACGTGCAATCCTTCTATATGGATGAGACGGAAGTAACCAATCTTATGTACCTGGAATACCTGGACTGGCTAAAAAAGGTCTTCCCTCCCGGGACCCCAATGTATGAGAATATATATACCGGGGCACTTCCGGATACCATGGTATGGAGAAACCGCCTCGGGTATAATGAAGTGATGACCGACAATTATCTCCGTCATCCCGCGTATGCCAATTATCCCGTAGTAGGTGTTAACTGGGTACAGGCCGTACAGTTCAGTGAGTGGCGGACAGACCGGGTAAACGAACTGCAGCTCGAACAGGAAGGATATATCGCCGAGGGGACGAAAAACCAGGTGATGGCCGGCGACGTTGGCGGGACTTTCAGCACGGGAACCTACCTCATGAACCCCAATACGGCTTATGGGGGCAATATAGACAGCCTCCAGGGCAGGAAAAAAAATGAAGAAGACAGTACAAACGTATATGCCAAACTGACCAGTGGCGTGATCCTCCCCGGTTACAGGCTCCCTACAGAGGCTGAATGGGAATATGCTGCCATTGCCATTGTGGGCAACCGGGAGTATAACAATGTAAGAGGTCGGAAAAAATATCCCTGGGAAGGTGAGTATACCAGATCGTCCAAAAAATCGGCGAAAGGAGATCAACTGGCCAATTTCAAACAGGGAAAAGGAGACTACGGCGGTATTGCTGGATGGTCCGATGACGGTGCCGACATCACAGCCGAAGTAAAATCCTATCCTCCGAATGATTTCGGACTCTACGACATGGCCGGAAACGTGGCCGAATGGGTAGCCGATGTCTACCGCCCCATCGTGGATGATGAAGCCAATGACTTTAACTATTACCGGGGGAATATTTACACCAAAACCGCGATCAATGACGACGGGACCGTTGAAGTATTAAATCCGGATCAGGTCGTATATGACACCTTGCCCAACGGGAAGGTCATTGCCAAAAACCTGCCGGGGGAAGTGGTTAATACTCCGCTTACGGAAAAAGATACCTACCTGAGACCCAATTTTTCCAAGAGCGACAACAGGAACTACCGTGACGGCGACCAGAGTTCTTCCAGATATTTCAACAGGTTTTATCAGGAAGGTGAACAATCGGACGAAAGCAATACCCGGAAAATGTACAATTCCCCAAAACACAAGATCGAAACGGATGCAGAAGGGAACATGGTGCTGGAATACGATAAATCGAACCGAAGGACTACACTTATAGGCGATGATGTAAGAGTATATAAAGGCGGCTCGTGGAGAGACCGTGCCTACTGGCTCGATCCGGCCCAGCGAAGGTATTTGCCGCAATATATGGCTACCGACTACATAGGGTTCCGTTGCGCGATGTCCAGAGTCGGCTCCAAGGCCAAGAAAAAGCGAAAAAGACCAAGAGGCTGATAGCCCGAAATATGAAAAATAATATATTTCCCAGCCCCGGCACTGTAAACAGGTCGGGGCTTTTTTCTATTTTTACCACATGAACACGGAAGCGCTCTACCAGGTATACCTGTCGTGCAACAAGGTTTGTACAGATACGAGAAAACTCAAAAAAGGAGATATCTTCTTTGCCCTTAAAGGCGATAATTTCAACGGTAACACCTTTGCCGCAAGTGCTTTGGAACAAGGCGCCTCTTACGCGGTCATCGATGAAGAAGAGTACTCCGCCGGTGAACAAACCATCCTGGTTGACAACGTTCTGCACACACTCCAGCAACTGGCCCGGCATCACAGGAAAGCACTGAACATTCCCATACTTGCCCTTACGGGAAGTAACGGAAAAACCACCACCAAAGAGTTGATAAATGCCGTGCTTTTGCGAAAATTCCGCACCGTTGCCACAAAGGGTAACCTCAACAACCATATCGGCGTACCGCTAACACTCCTCGATATGGATCACACCACACAGATAGGTATTGTGGAAATGGGGGCCAATCATTTGCAGGAAATAAGCAAGCTGTGCGACATTGCCGAACCGGATTACGGATATATCACCAATTTTGGCAAGGCCCACCTGGAAGGATTCGGTGGCTTTGAAGGAGTTGTCCGGGGAAAAAGTG contains the following coding sequences:
- the gldJ gene encoding gliding motility lipoprotein GldJ produces the protein MKINFKLLVLSLALTGGLVGCKNSGSNYKNTSRATGWKINDGEGGFEYNTNFKEQETAPGLVFIEGGTFTMGKVQDDIMHDWNNTPTQQHVQSFYMDETEVTNLMYLEYLDWLKKVFPPGTPMYENIYTGALPDTMVWRNRLGYNEVMTDNYLRHPAYANYPVVGVNWVQAVQFSEWRTDRVNELQLEQEGYIAEGTKNQVMAGDVGGTFSTGTYLMNPNTAYGGNIDSLQGRKKNEEDSTNVYAKLTSGVILPGYRLPTEAEWEYAAIAIVGNREYNNVRGRKKYPWEGEYTRSSKKSAKGDQLANFKQGKGDYGGIAGWSDDGADITAEVKSYPPNDFGLYDMAGNVAEWVADVYRPIVDDEANDFNYYRGNIYTKTAINDDGTVEVLNPDQVVYDTLPNGKVIAKNLPGEVVNTPLTEKDTYLRPNFSKSDNRNYRDGDQSSSRYFNRFYQEGEQSDESNTRKMYNSPKHKIETDAEGNMVLEYDKSNRRTTLIGDDVRVYKGGSWRDRAYWLDPAQRRYLPQYMATDYIGFRCAMSRVGSKAKKKRKRPRG